In one Bordetella pertussis 18323 genomic region, the following are encoded:
- a CDS encoding N-acetylmuramoyl-L-alanine amidase, whose protein sequence is MVERDCPPAHGALSPRAAARRRLISVAATLLVLPVVPRLAHAATILAVRTWPADEYTRVTLELDSELKAEHFTLENPHRLVVDIEGLSVNAALNDLVSKVRHDDPYIQGLRVAQNRPNVVRLVFDLKQSVAPQVFTLKPVADYQYRLVLDLYPKVAQDPLMAILNKQSGPDVDDPLARVLDEIARNQPAPDQPAAPLARGQEPAPALPAPPIKPLPAPGRSASRKRMLTIALDPGHGGEDPGAIGRSGLREKDVVLRIARRLKTLIDAQPYMRAYLTRDDDYFVPLHVRVQKARRVRADLFVSIHADAFIKPTANGSSVFALSERGASSTQARWLADKENAADLIGGVNLGSHDRQVAKVLLDLSTTAQINDSLKVGSAFLDEIKKINRLHKNRVEQAGFAVLKAPDIPSILVETAFISNPKEEALLRSAAHQEKLAQAMMTGIDRYFTANPPLARVGDVS, encoded by the coding sequence ATGGTTGAACGCGATTGTCCCCCCGCCCACGGCGCGCTCTCTCCCCGCGCCGCCGCCCGCCGACGCCTGATCAGCGTCGCCGCGACCCTGCTCGTCCTCCCTGTCGTTCCCCGCCTGGCGCATGCGGCCACCATCCTGGCCGTGCGCACCTGGCCGGCCGATGAGTACACGCGCGTCACGCTCGAGCTCGACAGCGAGCTCAAGGCGGAACACTTCACGCTGGAGAACCCCCACCGCCTGGTGGTCGACATCGAAGGCCTGTCGGTCAATGCCGCCCTCAACGACCTCGTGTCCAAGGTGCGGCACGACGACCCGTACATCCAGGGCCTGCGCGTGGCGCAGAACCGGCCCAACGTGGTGCGCCTGGTATTCGACCTCAAGCAGTCGGTGGCGCCCCAGGTGTTCACCCTCAAGCCGGTGGCCGACTACCAGTACCGCCTGGTGCTGGACCTGTACCCGAAGGTGGCGCAGGACCCGCTGATGGCGATCCTGAACAAGCAGTCCGGGCCCGATGTCGACGACCCGCTGGCGCGCGTGCTCGACGAGATCGCGCGCAACCAGCCCGCGCCCGACCAGCCGGCCGCGCCGCTGGCCCGCGGCCAGGAGCCGGCGCCCGCGCTGCCCGCCCCGCCCATCAAGCCGCTTCCCGCGCCCGGCCGCTCGGCCAGCCGCAAGCGCATGCTGACCATCGCGCTCGATCCCGGACATGGCGGCGAGGACCCCGGCGCCATCGGCCGCTCGGGCCTGCGCGAGAAGGACGTGGTGCTGCGCATCGCGCGGCGGCTGAAGACCCTGATCGACGCCCAGCCGTACATGCGCGCCTATCTGACGCGCGACGACGATTACTTCGTGCCGCTGCACGTGCGCGTGCAGAAGGCGCGGCGCGTGCGCGCCGACCTGTTCGTGTCCATCCACGCCGACGCCTTCATCAAGCCCACGGCCAACGGCTCGTCGGTGTTCGCGCTGTCCGAACGCGGCGCATCCAGCACGCAGGCGCGCTGGCTGGCCGACAAGGAGAACGCGGCCGACCTGATCGGCGGCGTCAACCTCGGCAGCCACGACCGCCAGGTGGCCAAGGTGCTGCTGGACCTGTCCACCACGGCGCAGATCAACGATTCGCTCAAGGTCGGCAGCGCCTTCCTGGACGAGATCAAGAAGATCAACCGGCTGCACAAGAACCGGGTCGAGCAGGCGGGCTTCGCGGTACTGAAGGCGCCCGATATCCCGTCCATCCTGGTCGAGACGGCCTTCATCAGCAATCCGAAGGAAGAAGCCCTGCTGCGCAGCGCGGCGCACCAGGAAAAGCTGGCGCAGGCCATGATGACCGGCATCGACCGCTACTTCACCGCCAACCCGCCGCTGGCGCGCGTAGGCGACGTGAGCTGA
- a CDS encoding bifunctional alanine racemase/tRNA (adenosine(37)-N6)-threonylcarbamoyltransferase complex ATPase subunit type 1 TsaE, producing MSAPPTTLCLHLPDEAATENLARQLAPLVDGRRGGQPGGQIHLQGDLGAGKTAFTRALLRECGIQGRIKSPSYALLESYKVSNLYFYHLDFYRFSDSREWLDAGFRDLLRDDAVVLIEWPERAAGLLPPPDLLISLAYADQGRDASLTAHTARGQTWLNAIVPPPTARSLPAPPPADA from the coding sequence ATGTCCGCCCCACCGACCACCCTCTGCCTGCACCTGCCCGACGAAGCCGCCACCGAAAACCTGGCGCGCCAGCTTGCGCCGCTGGTCGACGGGCGGCGCGGCGGCCAGCCGGGGGGACAGATCCACCTGCAAGGCGACCTGGGCGCCGGCAAGACGGCCTTCACGCGCGCACTGTTGCGTGAATGCGGCATCCAGGGCCGGATCAAGAGTCCCAGCTACGCGCTGCTTGAATCCTATAAAGTTTCTAACTTATACTTCTATCACCTTGATTTTTATAGGTTTAGCGATTCGCGCGAATGGCTGGACGCCGGTTTCCGAGATTTACTGCGTGACGACGCGGTAGTTTTGATCGAATGGCCGGAGCGCGCGGCAGGCTTGCTGCCCCCTCCGGACCTGCTGATCTCCCTGGCTTACGCGGACCAGGGACGGGACGCCAGCCTGACCGCCCATACCGCCCGAGGACAAACATGGTTGAACGCGATTGTCCCCCCGCCCACGGCGCGCTCTCTCCCCGCGCCGCCGCCCGCCGACGCCTGA
- the fumC gene encoding class II fumarate hydratase codes for MKTRTEKDTFGPIEVPEQHLWGAQTQRSLHFFAISTEKMPVPLVAAMARLKRAAAKVNAELGELDPQVADAIMRAADEVIAGKWPDEFPLSVWQTGSGTQSNMNMNEVLANRASELLGGERGEGRKVHPNDHVNRGQSSNDTFPTAMHVAAAVEVEHRVLPALKALRGTLAAKSAAFYDIVKIGRTHLQDATPLTLGQEISGYVAQLDLAEQQIRATLAGLHQLAIGGTAVGTGLNAHPQFSAKVSAELAHDTGSAFVSAPNKFQALASHEALLFAHGALKTLAAGLMKIANDVRWLASGPRSGLGEISIPENEPGSSIMPGKVNPTQCEAVTMLAAQVMGNDVAINVGGASGNFELNVFKPLVIHNFLQSVRLLADGMVSFDKHCAAGIEPNRERITELVERSLMLVTALNPHIGYDKAAQIAKKAHKENLSLKEAALALGHLTEAQFAEWVVPGDMTNARR; via the coding sequence ATGAAAACCCGCACCGAAAAAGACACTTTCGGCCCGATCGAGGTGCCCGAGCAGCACCTGTGGGGCGCGCAGACCCAGCGCTCGCTGCATTTCTTCGCGATCTCGACCGAGAAGATGCCGGTGCCGCTGGTCGCCGCCATGGCACGCCTGAAGCGCGCCGCCGCCAAGGTCAACGCCGAGCTGGGCGAGCTGGATCCGCAGGTCGCAGACGCCATCATGCGGGCCGCCGATGAGGTGATCGCCGGCAAGTGGCCCGACGAGTTTCCGCTGTCGGTCTGGCAGACCGGCTCGGGCACGCAGAGCAACATGAACATGAACGAGGTGCTGGCCAACCGCGCCTCCGAGCTGCTGGGCGGCGAGCGCGGCGAAGGCCGCAAGGTGCACCCCAACGACCACGTGAACCGGGGCCAGTCGTCCAACGATACCTTTCCGACCGCCATGCACGTGGCCGCCGCGGTCGAGGTCGAGCACCGCGTGCTGCCCGCCCTGAAGGCGTTGCGCGGCACGCTGGCCGCCAAGAGCGCGGCGTTCTACGACATCGTCAAGATCGGTCGCACCCATTTGCAGGACGCCACCCCGTTGACGCTGGGCCAGGAGATCTCCGGCTACGTGGCGCAGCTGGACCTGGCCGAGCAGCAGATCCGCGCGACGCTGGCCGGCCTGCACCAGCTGGCCATCGGCGGCACGGCGGTGGGCACCGGCCTGAACGCGCATCCGCAGTTCAGCGCCAAGGTATCGGCCGAACTGGCCCATGACACGGGCAGCGCGTTCGTGTCGGCGCCCAACAAGTTCCAGGCGCTGGCTTCGCACGAGGCGCTGCTGTTCGCGCACGGCGCCTTGAAGACGCTGGCCGCCGGCCTGATGAAGATCGCCAACGATGTGCGCTGGCTGGCCAGCGGCCCGCGCTCGGGGCTGGGCGAAATCAGCATTCCCGAGAACGAGCCGGGCAGCTCCATCATGCCGGGCAAGGTCAACCCGACCCAGTGCGAAGCCGTCACGATGCTGGCCGCGCAGGTCATGGGCAACGACGTGGCCATCAATGTCGGCGGGGCCAGCGGCAACTTCGAGCTGAACGTCTTCAAGCCGCTGGTGATCCACAATTTCCTGCAGTCGGTGCGCCTGCTGGCCGACGGCATGGTCAGCTTCGACAAGCACTGCGCGGCCGGCATCGAGCCCAACCGCGAGCGCATCACCGAGCTGGTCGAGCGTTCGCTGATGCTGGTGACTGCGCTCAACCCGCACATCGGCTACGACAAGGCCGCGCAGATCGCCAAGAAGGCGCACAAGGAAAACCTGTCGCTGAAAGAGGCGGCGCTGGCGCTGGGGCACCTGACCGAGGCGCAGTTCGCCGAGTGGGTGGTGCCGGGCGACATGACCAACGCGCGCCGCTAG
- a CDS encoding AEC family transporter, which yields MSENSSLRRDAEAPLLSIFLPGSMSVALLVLPDFMLVALGWALRHKLGFSREFFAGTERMVYFVLFPALLFQSILRTPISAGHAMQLLQATAALMACGVALAWLAGPVLRPAPVALASAAQCGYRFNTYIGLALAASLAGGPGQTIMALIVGFAVPMANVAAVYGLARHSGNGLLRELARNPLLVSTLLSLACNLAGLSLPGPIDTVMARLGAAALALGIMCVGASLAWEGGKGHGRLIGWMLAVKLAAMPSAALGIAWALGLPALETRMLVLFSALPTASAAYVLAMRMGGDGRMVAVLISLGTLASAATIPLWLTAAAGLGAPN from the coding sequence ATGTCGGAGAATAGCAGCTTGCGCCGCGACGCGGAAGCGCCGCTCCTGTCAATTTTCCTTCCAGGTTCCATGTCGGTTGCCCTGCTGGTTTTGCCCGATTTCATGCTCGTCGCCCTGGGCTGGGCCCTGCGCCACAAACTGGGATTCTCCCGCGAATTCTTCGCCGGCACCGAGCGCATGGTGTATTTCGTGCTGTTCCCCGCGCTGCTGTTCCAGTCCATCCTGCGCACCCCCATCAGCGCCGGCCATGCCATGCAGCTGCTGCAGGCCACCGCGGCCCTGATGGCCTGCGGCGTGGCGCTGGCCTGGCTGGCCGGCCCCGTGCTCAGGCCCGCGCCGGTGGCGCTGGCCTCGGCGGCGCAATGCGGCTACCGCTTCAATACCTATATCGGCCTGGCCCTGGCCGCCAGCCTGGCCGGCGGCCCCGGCCAGACCATCATGGCGCTGATCGTGGGCTTTGCCGTGCCCATGGCCAATGTCGCCGCCGTGTACGGCCTGGCGCGCCACAGCGGCAACGGCCTGCTGCGCGAGCTGGCGCGCAACCCGCTGCTGGTCTCGACCCTGCTGAGCCTGGCCTGCAACCTCGCCGGGCTGAGCCTGCCCGGGCCCATCGACACCGTGATGGCGCGGCTGGGCGCGGCGGCCCTGGCGCTGGGCATCATGTGCGTGGGCGCCAGCCTCGCCTGGGAAGGCGGCAAGGGCCATGGCCGGCTGATCGGCTGGATGCTGGCGGTCAAGCTGGCCGCCATGCCGTCGGCGGCGCTGGGCATCGCCTGGGCGCTGGGGCTGCCGGCGCTGGAGACGCGCATGCTGGTGCTGTTTTCCGCCCTGCCCACCGCCTCGGCGGCGTATGTGCTGGCCATGCGCATGGGCGGCGACGGCCGCATGGTCGCGGTGCTGATCTCGCTGGGCACGCTGGCCTCGGCCGCGACCATCCCGCTCTGGCTGACCGCGGCCGCGGGGCTGGGCGCGCCCAACTGA
- a CDS encoding tripartite tricarboxylate transporter substrate binding protein BugE, translating to MNKVRTLVQAIAVATGLVAAAGAQAADAYPSKAIRVIVPFAPGGSTDIIARLVTQRMSQELGQPMVVENKGGAGGAIGASEAARAEPDGYTLSIATVSTMAVNPACRPKDLPYDPIKDFQPVTNFANTANVVAVNPKFPAKDFKGFLEELKKNPGKYSYGSSGTCGVLHLMGESFKMATGTDIVHVPYKGSGPAVADAVGGQIELIFDNLPSSMPQIQAGKLRAMAIAWPTRIDAIKDVPTFADAGFPVLNQPVWYGLLAPKGTPMDVVNKLRDAAVVALKDPKVIKALDDQGSAPSGNTPEEFAKEIKEQYDWAQDVVKKQNIKLD from the coding sequence ATGAATAAAGTACGCACCCTGGTTCAGGCCATTGCCGTGGCCACCGGCCTTGTCGCCGCCGCTGGCGCGCAGGCCGCCGATGCCTATCCCAGCAAGGCCATTCGCGTGATCGTTCCGTTTGCCCCGGGCGGCTCGACCGACATCATCGCCCGCCTGGTGACGCAGCGCATGAGCCAGGAGCTGGGCCAGCCCATGGTGGTGGAAAACAAGGGCGGCGCCGGCGGCGCCATCGGCGCGTCCGAAGCCGCGCGGGCCGAGCCCGACGGCTACACGCTGTCGATCGCCACCGTGTCGACCATGGCCGTCAACCCGGCCTGCCGACCCAAGGACCTGCCGTACGACCCGATCAAGGATTTCCAGCCGGTCACCAACTTCGCCAACACGGCCAACGTCGTGGCGGTCAATCCCAAGTTTCCCGCCAAGGATTTCAAGGGCTTCCTGGAAGAGCTCAAGAAGAACCCCGGCAAGTACTCGTATGGCAGCTCGGGCACCTGCGGCGTGCTGCACCTGATGGGCGAGTCGTTCAAGATGGCCACGGGCACCGATATCGTGCACGTGCCCTACAAGGGTTCGGGCCCGGCCGTGGCCGATGCCGTGGGCGGCCAGATCGAACTGATCTTCGACAACCTGCCGTCGTCCATGCCGCAGATCCAGGCCGGCAAGCTGCGCGCCATGGCCATCGCGTGGCCGACCCGCATCGACGCCATCAAGGACGTCCCCACGTTCGCCGATGCCGGTTTCCCGGTGCTGAACCAGCCGGTGTGGTACGGCCTGCTGGCGCCCAAGGGCACGCCGATGGATGTCGTGAACAAGCTGCGCGATGCCGCCGTGGTGGCCCTGAAGGACCCGAAGGTCATCAAGGCCCTGGACGACCAGGGCTCGGCGCCGTCGGGCAACACGCCCGAAGAGTTCGCCAAGGAAATCAAGGAGCAGTACGACTGGGCGCAGGACGTGGTCAAGAAGCAGAACATCAAGCTGGACTGA
- a CDS encoding LysR family transcriptional regulator, translating into MRLRHIEIFEAIRCTGSLTEAAAALHISQPAASKLLAHAEAQLGFKLFERVKGRLVATREAEILAPEVARLNQDLGSVRRLAASLRDRPHGHLRLGCAPALGLGLLPGVVRASRDAQPGITFDIHTHHSAELVQGLLAHELDLAITFDANNHPGLTRTSLGHTELVHLSRRPGAGTTRLQELGGETLIVLDARDASGSLLQMALDAQGLAPRVAIQVQTHYVACALAEAGCGDAVVDAITARAMLRPGMALRRLEPALRVPISVMTRSQDALSTLHHDFIERLRQACSVLQAQPAPQPE; encoded by the coding sequence ATGCGCCTGCGCCACATCGAGATCTTCGAGGCCATCCGCTGTACCGGGTCGCTGACCGAGGCGGCGGCGGCCCTGCATATTTCTCAGCCCGCGGCCAGCAAGCTGCTGGCGCACGCCGAGGCCCAGCTCGGGTTCAAGCTGTTCGAGCGGGTCAAGGGGCGCCTGGTGGCCACGCGCGAAGCCGAAATCCTGGCGCCCGAGGTGGCGCGCCTGAACCAGGACCTCGGCAGCGTGCGCAGGCTGGCCGCCAGCCTGCGCGACCGCCCCCACGGCCACCTGCGGCTGGGCTGCGCGCCGGCTCTCGGCCTGGGCCTGCTGCCCGGCGTGGTGCGCGCCAGCCGCGACGCCCAGCCCGGCATCACCTTCGACATCCACACCCACCACAGCGCCGAGCTGGTGCAGGGCCTGCTGGCGCACGAGCTCGACCTGGCCATTACCTTCGACGCCAACAACCACCCCGGCCTGACGCGCACCAGCCTGGGCCATACCGAACTGGTGCACCTGAGCCGCCGCCCCGGCGCCGGCACGACGCGCCTGCAGGAACTCGGCGGCGAAACCCTCATCGTGCTCGACGCCCGCGATGCCTCGGGCTCGCTGCTGCAAATGGCGCTGGACGCGCAAGGGCTGGCCCCCCGCGTGGCAATCCAGGTACAGACCCACTACGTGGCCTGCGCGCTGGCCGAGGCCGGTTGCGGCGACGCCGTGGTCGACGCCATCACCGCGCGCGCCATGCTGCGTCCCGGCATGGCGCTGCGGCGCCTGGAGCCGGCGCTGCGCGTGCCCATCAGCGTCATGACCCGCAGCCAGGACGCGCTCTCGACCCTGCACCACGACTTCATCGAGCGCCTGCGCCAGGCCTGCTCGGTGCTGCAGGCGCAGCCCGCGCCGCAACCGGAATAA
- the ggt gene encoding gamma-glutamyltransferase: MPLRTLLAALCAAAICQAPAWAREAPGVAREDVNPEIASARSERAQAHAQRYMIATANPLASEAGYRILRAGGSATDAIIAAQLVLNLVEPQSSGIGGGAFMVHYDRGAGELRVYDSRETAPAAARPDRFLREGKPLSYAESVNNGRAVGTPGLLRGLELAHRQHGKLPWQALFEPAIAMAEQGFAVSPRLHESIAGDKALAAQPAAARYFYGPDGQAWPVGHRLRNPEFAATLRSIAREGADAFYRGPIARDIVAAVRAHPTPGDLAEADLAGYRAVVREPVCGLYRGYRLCGAPPPSSGPLAVLQMLGELEQYPLARMRPGSVEAVHYFSEAGRLAFADRDFYVADPAFVDVPVRALLDPAYLRQRGALIRPDRSMKTALPGDPQGLLAERARDDAIEVPSTSHLVAVDAAGNVVSMTSTIEAAFGSKIFVRGFLLNNEMTDFSSSYRDPEGRLVANRVEPGKRPRSSMAPMIVFRAGKPVLALGSPGGSAIINYVAKTLVGVLDWKLDVQQAIALPNLGSRNKETELERGTALEALAPALRRMGHEVRITDFPSGIQGIVIGPHDLAGGADPRREGLALGD, from the coding sequence ATGCCATTGCGGACGCTGTTGGCGGCGCTGTGCGCCGCCGCCATTTGCCAGGCGCCGGCCTGGGCGCGCGAGGCGCCGGGCGTGGCGCGCGAGGACGTCAATCCGGAGATCGCCAGCGCGCGCAGCGAGCGCGCGCAAGCGCACGCCCAGCGCTACATGATCGCCACCGCCAACCCGCTGGCCAGCGAGGCCGGCTACCGTATCCTGCGGGCCGGCGGCAGCGCCACCGACGCCATCATCGCCGCGCAACTGGTGCTGAACCTGGTCGAGCCGCAATCCTCGGGCATAGGCGGCGGCGCCTTCATGGTGCACTACGACCGCGGCGCCGGCGAGCTGCGCGTCTACGACAGCCGCGAGACCGCGCCCGCGGCTGCGCGGCCCGACCGCTTCCTGCGCGAGGGCAAGCCGCTGTCGTATGCCGAATCGGTCAACAACGGCCGCGCGGTCGGCACGCCGGGCCTGTTGCGCGGCCTGGAGCTGGCGCATCGCCAGCACGGCAAGCTGCCATGGCAGGCCCTGTTCGAGCCGGCCATCGCGATGGCCGAGCAGGGGTTCGCCGTGTCGCCGCGCCTGCACGAGTCCATCGCCGGCGACAAGGCGCTGGCGGCGCAGCCCGCGGCGGCGCGCTACTTCTACGGCCCCGACGGGCAGGCCTGGCCGGTCGGCCACCGGCTGCGGAATCCCGAGTTCGCGGCCACGCTGCGCAGCATCGCGCGCGAGGGGGCCGATGCCTTCTACCGCGGGCCGATCGCGCGCGACATCGTGGCGGCGGTGCGTGCCCATCCCACGCCGGGCGACCTGGCCGAGGCCGACTTGGCCGGCTACCGGGCCGTGGTGCGCGAGCCTGTGTGTGGCCTGTACCGGGGCTACCGCCTGTGCGGCGCGCCGCCGCCGAGCAGCGGCCCGCTGGCGGTGCTGCAGATGCTGGGCGAACTGGAACAGTACCCGCTGGCGCGCATGCGTCCCGGCAGTGTCGAGGCCGTGCATTATTTTTCCGAGGCCGGGCGGCTGGCCTTCGCCGACCGAGACTTCTACGTGGCCGATCCGGCCTTTGTCGATGTTCCGGTGCGGGCGCTGCTCGATCCCGCCTACCTGCGCCAGCGCGGCGCGCTGATCCGCCCCGACCGCAGCATGAAGACGGCCCTGCCGGGCGATCCGCAGGGGCTGCTGGCCGAACGCGCGCGCGACGACGCCATCGAGGTGCCCTCGACCAGCCACCTGGTGGCGGTGGATGCCGCGGGCAACGTGGTTTCCATGACGTCCACCATCGAGGCCGCGTTCGGCAGCAAGATCTTCGTGCGCGGTTTCCTGCTCAACAACGAGATGACGGACTTCTCGTCCTCCTACCGCGATCCGGAAGGGCGGCTGGTCGCCAACCGGGTCGAGCCGGGCAAGCGGCCGCGCAGCTCGATGGCGCCCATGATCGTGTTTCGCGCCGGCAAGCCCGTGCTGGCGCTGGGTTCGCCCGGCGGCAGCGCCATCATCAACTACGTGGCCAAGACGCTGGTCGGCGTGCTCGATTGGAAGCTGGACGTGCAGCAGGCGATCGCGCTGCCCAACCTGGGCAGCCGCAACAAGGAAACCGAGCTCGAGCGCGGCACGGCGCTGGAAGCGCTGGCCCCGGCGCTGCGGCGCATGGGCCATGAGGTGCGCATCACCGATTTTCCCAGCGGAATCCAGGGCATCGTGATCGGGCCGCACGACCTGGCCGGCGGCGCCGATCCGCGCCGCGAAGGCCTGGCGCTGGGCGACTGA
- a CDS encoding CaiB/BaiF CoA transferase family protein codes for MAVAALPPGALQGCRVIDLSRVLGGPYCTQILADHGADVLKIEPPGGDETRGWGPPFSGQTASYFIGVNRNKRGMALDLSQPAGQELLRGLLADADVLVENFKPGTLEKWGLGYDTLSQAFPRLVHCRVSGFGADGPLGGLPGYDACAQAMCGLMSVNGEADGPATRVGLPVVDMVTGLNAAVAVLLALQERQRSGLGQFLDITLYDCALSLLHPHAPNYFYSGRVPTRTGNAHPNIAPYKTLPTGAGPIFLAVGNNRQFAALADALGAPQLAQDARFASNAERLAHRDALCAALTELLRPHEAASLAERLLRLGVPAAAVLDVAQALDHPHARHRGMLLEAGDYRGIASPIKLSRTPARLRSVPPALQEPAGA; via the coding sequence ATGGCTGTTGCCGCATTGCCCCCCGGCGCCCTGCAAGGCTGCCGCGTCATCGACCTGTCGCGCGTGCTGGGCGGCCCGTACTGCACCCAGATCCTCGCCGACCACGGCGCCGACGTGCTGAAGATCGAACCGCCCGGCGGCGACGAGACGCGCGGCTGGGGGCCGCCGTTCTCCGGCCAGACCGCCTCCTACTTCATCGGCGTCAACCGCAACAAGCGTGGCATGGCGCTGGACCTGTCGCAGCCTGCCGGCCAGGAGCTGCTGCGCGGCCTGCTGGCCGACGCCGACGTGCTGGTGGAGAATTTCAAGCCCGGCACGCTGGAGAAGTGGGGGCTGGGCTACGACACGCTGAGCCAGGCCTTTCCGCGCCTGGTGCATTGCCGCGTCAGCGGCTTCGGCGCCGACGGCCCGCTGGGCGGCCTGCCGGGCTATGACGCCTGCGCCCAGGCCATGTGCGGGCTGATGAGCGTCAACGGCGAGGCCGACGGCCCGGCCACGCGGGTGGGCCTGCCGGTCGTGGACATGGTGACCGGCCTGAACGCGGCCGTCGCCGTGCTGCTGGCCCTGCAGGAGCGCCAGCGCAGCGGCCTGGGCCAGTTCCTGGACATCACGCTGTACGACTGCGCGCTGTCGCTGCTGCATCCGCACGCGCCGAACTACTTCTACAGCGGCCGGGTGCCCACGCGCACCGGCAACGCGCATCCGAACATCGCGCCGTATAAAACCCTGCCCACCGGCGCCGGGCCGATCTTCCTGGCGGTGGGCAACAACCGCCAGTTCGCGGCGCTGGCCGACGCGCTGGGCGCCCCGCAACTGGCGCAGGACGCGCGCTTTGCCAGCAACGCCGAGCGCCTGGCGCATCGCGACGCCCTGTGCGCCGCGCTGACCGAACTGCTGCGGCCGCACGAAGCGGCCTCGCTGGCCGAGCGCCTGCTGCGGCTGGGCGTGCCGGCCGCGGCCGTGCTGGACGTGGCGCAGGCGCTCGACCATCCGCACGCCCGCCACCGCGGCATGCTGCTGGAAGCCGGCGACTACCGGGGCATCGCCTCGCCCATCAAGCTGTCGCGCACCCCCGCGCGCCTGCGCAGCGTGCCGCCGGCCTTGCAGGAACCGGCCGGGGCCTGA
- a CDS encoding Bug family tripartite tricarboxylate transporter substrate binding protein, whose amino-acid sequence MQQLIRSLVLAAGLALLGGAAAPALADYPDRPVTLVVPFPPGGPTDAMARRLAEGLKTQLDQTVVVENRGGAGGNIGAELVAHAKPDGYTLLFGTSGPLAINISLYKKQNYDPRTSFAPIVRIGHLPNILVVHPSVPANNVQELIAYAKANPDKLSYASSGNGASSHLAGVLFNRMAGTRILHVSYKGTGPALNDLLGGQVSMSFTDILTALPHIQAGKLKAIGLASAQRSQALPELPTIAEQGLAGYDVSVFFGIVAPKGTPDAIVQKLNAAFIAALDAPEVRDTLRKQGIVPAPERTPQALAGFINEEVDKWGELIRAAQISLD is encoded by the coding sequence ATGCAACAGCTGATTCGCAGCCTCGTCCTGGCCGCCGGCCTGGCCTTGCTGGGCGGCGCCGCCGCGCCGGCGCTGGCCGACTACCCCGACCGGCCAGTCACCCTGGTCGTTCCCTTCCCGCCCGGCGGCCCCACCGACGCCATGGCGCGCCGGCTGGCCGAAGGCCTGAAAACGCAACTCGACCAGACCGTGGTGGTGGAAAACCGCGGCGGCGCGGGCGGCAATATCGGCGCCGAACTGGTGGCCCACGCCAAGCCCGACGGCTATACGCTGCTGTTCGGCACCTCGGGCCCGCTGGCCATCAACATCAGCCTGTACAAGAAACAGAACTACGACCCGCGCACCAGCTTCGCGCCCATCGTGCGCATCGGCCACCTGCCCAACATCCTGGTGGTGCATCCCTCGGTGCCGGCCAACAACGTGCAGGAACTGATCGCCTACGCCAAGGCCAATCCCGACAAGCTGAGCTACGCGTCCTCGGGCAACGGCGCCTCCTCGCACCTGGCCGGCGTGCTGTTCAACCGCATGGCCGGCACGCGCATCCTGCACGTGTCCTACAAGGGCACCGGCCCGGCCCTGAACGACCTGCTGGGCGGGCAGGTTTCGATGTCGTTCACCGACATCCTTACCGCGTTGCCGCACATACAGGCCGGCAAGCTGAAGGCCATCGGCCTGGCCAGCGCGCAGCGCTCGCAGGCCCTGCCCGAGCTGCCCACGATTGCCGAACAGGGGCTGGCCGGCTACGACGTCAGCGTATTCTTCGGCATCGTGGCGCCCAAGGGCACGCCCGACGCCATCGTGCAGAAACTGAACGCCGCCTTCATCGCCGCGCTGGACGCGCCCGAAGTGCGCGACACGCTGCGCAAGCAAGGCATCGTGCCGGCGCCCGAGCGCACGCCGCAGGCCCTGGCCGGCTTCATCAACGAGGAAGTCGACAAGTGGGGCGAGCTGATCCGCGCCGCGCAGATTTCCCTGGACTAA